In a genomic window of Punica granatum isolate Tunisia-2019 chromosome 6, ASM765513v2, whole genome shotgun sequence:
- the LOC116210445 gene encoding cation/H(+) antiporter 24 isoform X2, producing MVRTIRSLYGGLKPEGWPSAAAGSPPQGFPLAGAGSFNNNNNHVAPGTGGGEARRLAEAILRSSGDFMPITCSSGGGHPYGFFYGESPITAYPFTLFLLEFSFIVFTIRVVRFLLKPFCQPRVIAEIVGGIIIGPSLLGHNKKFRETLFPDSGQFIIKNIGVMGFMYFLFISGVKMDMTVIMRRMGKKNLYIALVGVVLPMLASTAVAFALRSSMDEELTKISSIGEIASSLAITTFPVLYHVLKELNLLSSEVGRMALSVSICGDAIGMNAVVAFEAAIQAEVKAMNALWFVISLIGLGIFMIFGIRPILDWIIRKTPEGSPVDQAYVVAILAGVLSIGFLTDMFGIAIANGPLWLGLIIPDGPPLGSTLVERSETIVMELLMPLAFAYVGLYTDVYSMAPAWSSLRPLFYMTITGYITKLFSTLAATLFFKMPLRDSVALSLIMSLRGQVELLLFIHWIDKKIIKKPSFTLLVLLTTGVTAIATPLITMFYDPTKPYMVNKRRTIQHTPHSSELGIVMCIHDQNNIAAFINLLELSNPTSTSPFSIYALHLIELVGRAAPVFIDHQQQSEPFKYPIQDYDTIHNALMLYQETRGEFVHVEEFTTVSPMRTMYQDICELALGNKASLVILPFHKESLDGPGTEFVRQGVQSVNLKVLATAPCSVGILVDKGHFRNNPVTSSFRSSVVYNLAILFLGGADAREALVYADRMAGHPDAMLTVIRFLAHNGEGDDEIEKKLDDGVVTSFWVKNEANERVVYREVVVSNGDETVAAIRAMNDGSYDLWMVGRKQGVNPVLLEGLTSWSENRELGIIGDYVSSADFGSRASVLVVQQQVLREQKTAGSQLERLWSSISSSSAPS from the exons ATGGTTAGGACAATCAGATCATTGTACGGTGGTCTGAAGCCGGAAGGTTGGCCTTCCGCTGCTGCTGGCAGCCCTCCTCAAGGCTTTCCACTCGCGGGTGCTGGCAgcttcaataataataacaaccaTGTTGCCCCTGGTACCGGTGGTGGCGAGGCTCGGAGGCTTGCAGAAGCTATTCTGCGCTCCTCGGGCGACTTCATGCCAATAACTTGTTCCTCTGGAGGAGGTCATCCCTATGGCTTCTTCTACGGAGAAAGCCCTATTACTGCCTACCCTTTCACCCTCTTCTTGTTGGAGTTCTCTTTCATCGTCTTCACGATTCGCGTTGTCCGCTTCCTCCTGAAGCCTTTCTGCCAACCTCGCGTCATTGCCGAGATCGTT GGTGGCATAATCATTGGACCGTCGCTTCTAGGACACAACAAGAAGTTCAGGGAGACGCTGTTCCCAGACAGCGGGCAATTCATCATCAAGAACATTGGAGTAATGGGTTTCATGTACTTCCTCTTCATTTCCGGGGTGAAAATGGATATGACCGTCATCATGAGGAGAATGGGGAAGAAGAACCTCTACATCGCGCTGGTCGGAGTGGTCCTGCCCATGTTAGCATCCACCGCGGTGGCATTTGCCTTGCGGAGTTCAATGGACGAGGAGCTTACCAAGATATCCTCGATCGGAGAGATCGCATCTTCCCTAGCGATCACGACATTCCCTGTTCTCTACCACGTCCTCAAGGAGCTGAACCTTCTTAGCTCGGAGGTTGGGAGGATGGCCTTGTCAGTGTCGATCTGCGGGGATGCAATTGGAATGAATGCAGTGGTCGCATTCGAGGCTGCAATCCAAGCTGAAGTTAAAGCAATGAACGCGTTGTGGTTTGTGATTTCCTTGATAGGACTGGGCATCTTCATGATTTTTGGGATACGTCCTATACTGGACTGGATCATCCGCAAGACCCCGGAAGGGTCCCCTGTGGACCAGGCCTACGTGGTTGCGATTCTGGCAGGGGTCTTGTCCATCGGATTCCTCACCGATATGTTCGGCATAGCCATAGCAAATGGACCTCTCTGGCTGGGGCTGATAATTCCGGACGGGCCGCCACTCGGGTCGACTCTGGTGGAGAGGAGCGAGACCATTGTAATGGAGCTTCTGATGCCCTTAGCCTTTGCGTATGTGGGTCTCTACACCGACGTGTACTCCATGGCCCCTGCCTGGTCAAGTTTGAGGCCGCTCTTTTACATGACCATCACCGGCTACATCACCAAGTTGTTCTCAACCTTAGCAGCCACCCTTTTCTTTAAGATGCCACTCCGGGATAGCGTGGCGTTGAGCCTCATCATGAGCTTAAGGGGTCAAGTAGAGCTACTCTTATTCATACATTGGATTGACAAGAAG ATCATAAAGAAGCCATCTTTCACGTTGCTGGTTctactaacaactggcgtaaCAGCCATAGCCACACCGTTGATTACCATGTTCTACGATCCGACCAAGCCATACATGGTGAACAAGAGGAGGACCATCCAACACACTCCCCATTCCTCGGAACTGGGAATAGTGATGTGCATCCACGACCAGAACAACATAGCCGCCTTCATCAACCTCCTCGAGCTCTCCAACCCCACAAGCACTAGCCCCTTCTCAATCTATGCACTTCACCTAATTGAGCTGGTGGGGCGCGCCGCTCCTGTATTCATAGATCACCAGCAGCAGTCAGAGCCTTTTAAGTACCCAATCCAGGACTACGACACCATTCACAACGCCCTCATGCTGTACCAGGAAACACGAGGTGAGTTTGTACATGTCGAAGAGTTCACCACGGTGTCACCCATGCGGACGATGTACCAAGACATCTGCGAGCTTGCCCTCGGGAACAAAGCAAGCTTGGTCATCCTACCCTTCCACAAGGAAAGCCTGGATGGACCAGGAACGGAGTTCGTGCGCCAGGGGGTGCAATCCGTGAATCTAAAGGTACTGGCCACTGCCCCTTGCTCGGTGGGCATTCTGGTGGACAAAGGGCATTTCAGGAACAACCCAGTGACCAGCTCCTTCCGGAGCTCCGTTGTCTACAATCTCGCCATTCTATTCTTGGGAGGAGCAGATGCCCGAGAAGCACTCGTGTACGCGGACAGAATGGCGGGGCACCCGGATGCGATGCTGACGGTGATACGCTTCCTGGCGCATAACGGGGAAGGGGACGACGAGATAGAGAAGAAGCTGGATGACGGGGTGGTAACGTCGTTCTGGGTGAAGAATGAGGCGAACGAGCGAGTGGTGTACCGGGAGGTGGTGGTGAGCAACGGTGACGAGACGGTGGCAGCGATACGGGCAATGAACGACGGTTCATATGACCTGTGGATGGTGGGGAGGAAGCAAGGGGTGAACCCGGTTCTGCTGGAGGGGCTAACGTCTTGGAGCGAGAACCGAGAGCTGGGGATAATAGGGGACTACGTTTCATCTGCAGATTTTGGGAGTAGAGCTTCAGTGCTTGTGGTGCAGCAACAAGTGCTCAGAGAGCAAAAGACCGCGGGGTCCCAGCTTGAGAGGTTGTGGAGCAGTATATCGTCCTCCTCCGCACCCAGCTag
- the LOC116210445 gene encoding cation/H(+) antiporter 24 isoform X1, with protein sequence MVRTIRSLYGGLKPEGWPSAAAGSPPQGFPLAGAGSFNNNNNHVAPGTGGGEARRLAEAILRSSGDFMPITCSSGGGHPYGFFYGESPITAYPFTLFLLEFSFIVFTIRVVRFLLKPFCQPRVIAEIVGGIIIGPSLLGHNKKFRETLFPDSGQFIIKNIGVMGFMYFLFISGVKMDMTVIMRRMGKKNLYIALVGVVLPMLASTAVAFALRSSMDEELTKISSIGEIASSLAITTFPVLYHVLKELNLLSSEVGRMALSVSICGDAIGMNAVVAFEAAIQAEVKAMNALWFVISLIGLGIFMIFGIRPILDWIIRKTPEGSPVDQAYVVAILAGVLSIGFLTDMFGIAIANGPLWLGLIIPDGPPLGSTLVERSETIVMELLMPLAFAYVGLYTDVYSMAPAWSSLRPLFYMTITGYITKLFSTLAATLFFKMPLRDSVALSLIMSLRGQVELLLFIHWIDKKTFHKLQIIKKPSFTLLVLLTTGVTAIATPLITMFYDPTKPYMVNKRRTIQHTPHSSELGIVMCIHDQNNIAAFINLLELSNPTSTSPFSIYALHLIELVGRAAPVFIDHQQQSEPFKYPIQDYDTIHNALMLYQETRGEFVHVEEFTTVSPMRTMYQDICELALGNKASLVILPFHKESLDGPGTEFVRQGVQSVNLKVLATAPCSVGILVDKGHFRNNPVTSSFRSSVVYNLAILFLGGADAREALVYADRMAGHPDAMLTVIRFLAHNGEGDDEIEKKLDDGVVTSFWVKNEANERVVYREVVVSNGDETVAAIRAMNDGSYDLWMVGRKQGVNPVLLEGLTSWSENRELGIIGDYVSSADFGSRASVLVVQQQVLREQKTAGSQLERLWSSISSSSAPS encoded by the exons ATGGTTAGGACAATCAGATCATTGTACGGTGGTCTGAAGCCGGAAGGTTGGCCTTCCGCTGCTGCTGGCAGCCCTCCTCAAGGCTTTCCACTCGCGGGTGCTGGCAgcttcaataataataacaaccaTGTTGCCCCTGGTACCGGTGGTGGCGAGGCTCGGAGGCTTGCAGAAGCTATTCTGCGCTCCTCGGGCGACTTCATGCCAATAACTTGTTCCTCTGGAGGAGGTCATCCCTATGGCTTCTTCTACGGAGAAAGCCCTATTACTGCCTACCCTTTCACCCTCTTCTTGTTGGAGTTCTCTTTCATCGTCTTCACGATTCGCGTTGTCCGCTTCCTCCTGAAGCCTTTCTGCCAACCTCGCGTCATTGCCGAGATCGTT GGTGGCATAATCATTGGACCGTCGCTTCTAGGACACAACAAGAAGTTCAGGGAGACGCTGTTCCCAGACAGCGGGCAATTCATCATCAAGAACATTGGAGTAATGGGTTTCATGTACTTCCTCTTCATTTCCGGGGTGAAAATGGATATGACCGTCATCATGAGGAGAATGGGGAAGAAGAACCTCTACATCGCGCTGGTCGGAGTGGTCCTGCCCATGTTAGCATCCACCGCGGTGGCATTTGCCTTGCGGAGTTCAATGGACGAGGAGCTTACCAAGATATCCTCGATCGGAGAGATCGCATCTTCCCTAGCGATCACGACATTCCCTGTTCTCTACCACGTCCTCAAGGAGCTGAACCTTCTTAGCTCGGAGGTTGGGAGGATGGCCTTGTCAGTGTCGATCTGCGGGGATGCAATTGGAATGAATGCAGTGGTCGCATTCGAGGCTGCAATCCAAGCTGAAGTTAAAGCAATGAACGCGTTGTGGTTTGTGATTTCCTTGATAGGACTGGGCATCTTCATGATTTTTGGGATACGTCCTATACTGGACTGGATCATCCGCAAGACCCCGGAAGGGTCCCCTGTGGACCAGGCCTACGTGGTTGCGATTCTGGCAGGGGTCTTGTCCATCGGATTCCTCACCGATATGTTCGGCATAGCCATAGCAAATGGACCTCTCTGGCTGGGGCTGATAATTCCGGACGGGCCGCCACTCGGGTCGACTCTGGTGGAGAGGAGCGAGACCATTGTAATGGAGCTTCTGATGCCCTTAGCCTTTGCGTATGTGGGTCTCTACACCGACGTGTACTCCATGGCCCCTGCCTGGTCAAGTTTGAGGCCGCTCTTTTACATGACCATCACCGGCTACATCACCAAGTTGTTCTCAACCTTAGCAGCCACCCTTTTCTTTAAGATGCCACTCCGGGATAGCGTGGCGTTGAGCCTCATCATGAGCTTAAGGGGTCAAGTAGAGCTACTCTTATTCATACATTGGATTGACAAGAAG ACATTTCATAAGTTGCAGATCATAAAGAAGCCATCTTTCACGTTGCTGGTTctactaacaactggcgtaaCAGCCATAGCCACACCGTTGATTACCATGTTCTACGATCCGACCAAGCCATACATGGTGAACAAGAGGAGGACCATCCAACACACTCCCCATTCCTCGGAACTGGGAATAGTGATGTGCATCCACGACCAGAACAACATAGCCGCCTTCATCAACCTCCTCGAGCTCTCCAACCCCACAAGCACTAGCCCCTTCTCAATCTATGCACTTCACCTAATTGAGCTGGTGGGGCGCGCCGCTCCTGTATTCATAGATCACCAGCAGCAGTCAGAGCCTTTTAAGTACCCAATCCAGGACTACGACACCATTCACAACGCCCTCATGCTGTACCAGGAAACACGAGGTGAGTTTGTACATGTCGAAGAGTTCACCACGGTGTCACCCATGCGGACGATGTACCAAGACATCTGCGAGCTTGCCCTCGGGAACAAAGCAAGCTTGGTCATCCTACCCTTCCACAAGGAAAGCCTGGATGGACCAGGAACGGAGTTCGTGCGCCAGGGGGTGCAATCCGTGAATCTAAAGGTACTGGCCACTGCCCCTTGCTCGGTGGGCATTCTGGTGGACAAAGGGCATTTCAGGAACAACCCAGTGACCAGCTCCTTCCGGAGCTCCGTTGTCTACAATCTCGCCATTCTATTCTTGGGAGGAGCAGATGCCCGAGAAGCACTCGTGTACGCGGACAGAATGGCGGGGCACCCGGATGCGATGCTGACGGTGATACGCTTCCTGGCGCATAACGGGGAAGGGGACGACGAGATAGAGAAGAAGCTGGATGACGGGGTGGTAACGTCGTTCTGGGTGAAGAATGAGGCGAACGAGCGAGTGGTGTACCGGGAGGTGGTGGTGAGCAACGGTGACGAGACGGTGGCAGCGATACGGGCAATGAACGACGGTTCATATGACCTGTGGATGGTGGGGAGGAAGCAAGGGGTGAACCCGGTTCTGCTGGAGGGGCTAACGTCTTGGAGCGAGAACCGAGAGCTGGGGATAATAGGGGACTACGTTTCATCTGCAGATTTTGGGAGTAGAGCTTCAGTGCTTGTGGTGCAGCAACAAGTGCTCAGAGAGCAAAAGACCGCGGGGTCCCAGCTTGAGAGGTTGTGGAGCAGTATATCGTCCTCCTCCGCACCCAGCTag
- the LOC116210962 gene encoding exocyst complex component EXO70B1, giving the protein MGDNGEEKLLAVARHIAKTLGRDDSMTDDILHIFSKFDGRFSRDKFSSSSSDPDPSRVYAPPLDPTLHSLDRQISHYLSSDHPIWSDSADSSAFLDAVDELLATLRDWAPAAAADKAVFASLSRADELMQLAMFRLRDEFRTLMETGSDSVDLGLPYARRGDHPTLDSEEEEEEEEDVDVEELEGVDDHIPVARPVTDYDIIIDALPSGTINDLHEIARRMVAAGFGQECASVYSSCRREFLEESMSRLGLQKLSIEEAQKMSWQDLEDEIERWIKATNVAVRILFPSERRLCDRVFSGLSSAADFSFMEVCRGSMVQLLNFADAVSIGSRSPERLFKVLDVFETLRDLMPELDALFSDQFCLLLRNEAITIWKRLGDVVRGILMELENLIRRDPAKAAVPGGGLHPITRYVMNYLRAACRSRQALEQVFEESIVSPNEYAKLDGRAATSSLSVQMAWIMDLLESNLEAKSKVYREAALCSVFMMNNAKYIVQKVRDSDLGTLLGEDWIRKQTGKVRQYQQNYIRSSWNKVVGVLKLDSSSQAPRFDAASMKEKLKLFNAAFEDMCKVQSSWIFTDEQLREDLRISVIKLVVPFYQACVSRLQNVGEMRKQSTVKGVEEIEVRIGELFVGRSSESAGGRV; this is encoded by the coding sequence ATGGGTGACAACGGAGAAGAGAAATTGTTAGCCGTGGCTCGCCACATCGCCAAAACCCTCGGCCGCGACGACTCCATGACCGACGACATACTCCACATCTTCTCCAAGTTCGACGGCCGCTTCTCCCGTGATAaattctcctcctcctcctccgacCCCGATCCGTCCCGTGTCTATGCTCCCCCTCTCGACCCTACCCTCCACTCCCTCGACCGCCAGATCTCCCACTACCTCAGCTCCGACCACCCCATCTGGTCCGACTCCGCTGACTCCTCAGCGTTCCTTGACGCCGTCGACGAGCTCCTCGCCACCCTCAGGGACTGGGCCCCCGCCGCTGCCGCCGACAAGGCCGTCTTCGCCTCCCTCTCTCGCGCCGACGAGCTGATGCAGCTTGCCATGTTCCGCCTGCGGGACGAGTTCCGGACTCTCATGGAGACCGGCAGCGACTCTGTCGATCTCGGTCTACCCTACGCCCGCCGCGGCGATCATCCGACCTTGGACtcggaagaggaggaggaggaggaggaggacgtGGACGTGGAGGAGCTGGAAGGCGTGGACGACCATATCCCAGTGGCACGGCCTGTCACCGACTACGACATCATAATCGATGCGCTTCCCTCCGGGACAATCAACGACCTTCACGAGATCGCAAGGAGGATGGTGGCCGCAGGCTTTGGCCAGGAGTGTGCGAGCGTCTACAGCAGCTGCCGGAGGGAATTCTTGGAGGAGAGCATGTCGAGGTTGGGGCTGCAGAAGCTGAGCATCGAAGAGGCTCAGAAGATGTCGTGGCAGGACCTCGAAGATGAGATCGAACGGTGGATTAAGGCCACGAACGTGGCAGTGCGGATCCTCTTCCCGAGCGAGCGTCGGCTCTGCGACCGCGTCTTCTCTGGCCTTTCTTCGGCAGCTGACTTCTCCTTCATGGAGGTCTGCCGTGGTTCCATGGTTCAGCTCCTGAATTTTGCTGATGCGGTTTCCATAGGCTCGCGCTCGCCTGAGCGACTGTTCAAAGTTCTCGATGTGTTTGAGACCCTTAGGGATCTGATGCCTGAACTGGACGCCCTGTTCTCGGATCAGTTCTGTCTGCTCCTGAGGAACGAGGCAATCACCATCTGGAAGAGGCTGGGGGATGTGGTCAGGGGTATATTGATGGAACTGGAGAATCTGATACGCCGGGACCCTGCGAAGGCTGCAGTTCCTGGGGGCGGCCTTCACCCCATCACCCGATACGTCATGAATTACCTTCGAGCGGCCTGCAGGTCGCGGCAGGCCCTGGAGCAGGTTTTTGAGGAGAGCATCGTATCCCCGAATGAGTACGCGAAGCTGGACGGCCGAGCTGCAACCTCTTCCTTGTCGGTCCAGATGGCATGGATCATGGATCTGCTGGAGAGCAATTTAGAGGCGAAATCAAAGGTCTATAGGGAGGCTGCGCTGTGTTCCGTCTTCATGATGAACAATGCCAAGTACATTGTGCAGAAGGTAAGAGACAGCGATTTGGGGACTCTTTTAGGTGAAGACTGGATCCGAAAACAGACGGGCAAAGTCCGGCAGTACCAGCAGAATTACATAAGAAGCTCCTGGAACAAGGTTGTAGGGGTGCTGAAGCTAGACAGCAGCTCTCAGGCTCCTAGATTCGATGCGGCCTCCATGAAGGAGAAGCTCAAATTATTCAATGCGGCTTTCGAGGACATGTGCAAGGTCCAGTCATCTTGGATATTTACGGATGAGCAGCTGAGAGAGGACTTGAGAATTTCGGTGATCAAATTAGTGGTGCCGTTTTATCAGGCCTGTGTGTCAAGGCTGCAGAATGTTGGCGAGATGAGGAAGCAGTCGACAGTCAAAGGCGTGGAAGAGATTGAAGTCCGGATAGGGGAACTGTTTGTAGGCAGAAGTAGTGAATCGGCTGGTGGCAGGGTATGA